In Candidatus Kaistella beijingensis, a genomic segment contains:
- a CDS encoding YDG domain-containing protein, which translates to MKTKLFSLYKLFFLVLLIVAVKGWGQTTVFSEDFGNPSANTSVNIYTGFQNYGVLNFTAGTSGTDVRTSTPSTTYAGASGNGNVLLNVITKYIEISGINTTGYTGLQLSVGLRKATNAATQPIKVELSSDGINYSQLTYTNLSTGTGTAGWYLRSMTGLPSTSNLRIRFTGNEGINTAGIDDVILKGTLSCTNPTITMNPSDTAVLVPATANFTVAASGLSLTYQWQVSTNSGTTWSDISGETSSSYTTPATTTAMSGYQYRVKVSSGTCSVTSNPATLTVTTSSPPVVTGASYTGTVDTSFSQTISATNNPTSYTLTGTLPPGISFDSGTRIFSGIPTTAGNYSVDVTATNANGTSSPATFTFNIGKANQTITFGSLVNAEYGSAYITLSANATSGLTITYTSSNPTVASVSGNMLTILKAGTTNITASQSGNSNWNAATAVSQSFTVDKRPLTITGVSANNKTYDANTTAILNGSPTLNNKVTGDDVALSPSVNANFNNKNAGNGKPVTTNFMLTGASADNYLLTQPTLTANITKKDLNITNATAQNKEYDGTNAATISGGTITAGVLSGDTVNLSAGTGTFAQTNVGNNIVVTANYTISGTDAGNYNLIQPTGLFANITLGTPQFTTSTITLSVGGTYDLPGANITSTSNGTLSYSISNNGFATLSASAPWQIIGANAGTETLTVNQAATSNYKAGSTTVNVVVSAITYVNGDYRTNPAFLGNIFFNSTNAQSSIYPWQRWNGSTWVDVTGPSASFSPQNLTTKPETIYLNSGSVNVAGGATYNNIIVEGGYVYSADTTTGLRIADGKSLDIKAGTVEVIGYFSIGAGTNLYVRKNATLTIGSAYYNFVRNATSKFTVEDEGYVFINNYLQNLWTGDENFAGLSVFSFTKWDQTQKLFNNEVNITNNSLGTKFGYLDIDIGTSGIAGNWTVFPNETFKLTNKDFSIKSDDTSNNMNLNAGTIDIGGDFIIKGAGTIQIQTTTGSSKNINVNGNLSKSGSGKTVLQLAGGSLKMTLNVLKNVQLDGGSIILSQVAGGIGELNVLGDLNINSGDLDMNKASGTGTINLSGNLNLSGNLFATSNSTNTKFNFVRNGGTASNAQNINAINQLTASNIAFNVSKGYTKLINNNLTLGDKSTFRVSTGATFDFGFNNPVAPNIPDPLLIKFNGTSQTFTNEDSSTLVITSPDGITNTANTGNVQTPAAGRTYATNATYHYKGKKNQFTGNGLSSNSSSKYVIVELDTKNPPLNDDLEFKSNNGIIKFSSAGKLEIRTGKVIDDSGYGFADATAEDGELIMSGGRYKIYRSGVQPSLGGNYTLTGGIIEFAGDKPIQARASNPPKQYLNVEVSGSDVSAGTTSTSGLTFQSGGKFTVKGIDPNNSAITGTFKVANPDGFSGGSTTAIKATNNPTIELLPNSIIEYNGVTTSPVEQIVTNKAVSKPADAHYANLKISGSGTKTATGETIVNEMTTVSAADATLKVPATADFNGTTAPQPNVFWAKGGIDNTNGTTGNFFLDNNAILMQNDNADNSKAKIEQHRFSLMKRQEYTYWGSPVQGQIFKGFSPNTISTRFYTYNEIDGSFASVPNYATTSFVPAKGYAIRAPNNWNTNTREFWQGKFIGKPNNENDNITFPLEYHAAIPSPNGRERAGLNMVSNPFPSNIDLSKLVAENTSVVDGVFYFWTNTNAVTGTVISTGNGSYSNYTANNYATLNFLGGVPAAGSASGSSAYPTKIVKPGQGFLILAKPAVENMNADEKKLKFNNSIRTKENIDGSKYSVFFNSRSANSNSTDRFWLYQTSPVGNKNILLIGYAEGSSNDFDLGYDAPAMSSNDSFYSLVDDQKLAIQGRIYPLLIDDVVHLGSNNFSVGTYTIGIEYKEGIFATNQKIYLRDKLQGIVTDLSEGSYSYTANEGELLNRFEIIYKPQTTLATGENSNQNVMVYRNGKDFVVKSLNKQINSVEVFDTVGRLIIHKRGNSKEVIISGKDIAAGVYILKINQGSSTSIRKIRN; encoded by the coding sequence ATGAAGACAAAGCTATTTTCTTTATATAAATTATTTTTCCTGGTACTGCTGATTGTGGCGGTGAAAGGGTGGGGGCAGACGACGGTTTTTTCGGAGGATTTTGGTAATCCTTCTGCAAATACGTCAGTAAATATATACACGGGATTTCAGAATTATGGTGTTCTTAACTTTACGGCAGGTACTTCGGGAACAGACGTTAGGACTAGTACTCCAAGTACTACTTATGCTGGCGCATCAGGAAATGGCAATGTTTTACTAAACGTTATCACAAAGTATATTGAAATTTCGGGAATCAACACTACAGGTTATACTGGTCTTCAATTATCAGTAGGATTACGAAAAGCAACTAATGCAGCGACCCAGCCGATTAAAGTTGAGTTAAGTTCTGATGGCATTAATTACAGTCAATTAACATATACAAATCTTAGTACCGGAACTGGTACGGCCGGTTGGTATTTACGTAGTATGACAGGTTTGCCTTCAACCTCAAATCTGAGAATCCGTTTTACTGGAAATGAGGGTATTAATACTGCGGGTATTGATGATGTTATTTTAAAAGGTACTTTATCCTGCACTAACCCAACAATTACCATGAACCCAAGTGATACAGCAGTTCTCGTTCCGGCCACAGCCAACTTTACTGTCGCGGCTTCTGGTTTATCACTTACCTATCAATGGCAAGTTTCCACAAATAGTGGAACGACATGGAGTGATATTAGCGGTGAAACATCAAGTAGTTATACCACACCAGCAACTACCACCGCAATGAGTGGGTATCAATACCGCGTAAAAGTTTCTTCGGGAACTTGTAGTGTAACTTCCAATCCGGCAACTTTAACTGTGACCACATCATCACCGCCAGTAGTTACTGGAGCTTCATACACAGGTACTGTTGATACTTCATTTTCGCAGACAATTTCAGCAACGAATAACCCAACAAGCTATACGCTTACTGGAACATTGCCTCCAGGAATTTCTTTTGATTCGGGAACAAGAATTTTTTCGGGTATACCAACTACCGCAGGTAATTATTCTGTAGATGTTACTGCAACAAATGCCAATGGAACGAGTTCCCCGGCGACTTTTACTTTTAATATTGGAAAAGCCAATCAAACCATAACTTTTGGCAGTTTAGTAAACGCGGAGTATGGGTCGGCTTATATAACATTGTCAGCCAATGCAACATCAGGTTTGACAATAACTTATACAAGTTCAAATCCTACCGTAGCATCCGTTTCTGGGAATATGTTAACCATTCTTAAAGCTGGTACAACTAACATTACTGCCTCGCAAAGCGGTAATTCAAATTGGAATGCGGCGACTGCTGTATCGCAAAGTTTCACTGTAGATAAAAGACCTCTCACTATAACCGGTGTTTCTGCAAACAATAAAACTTACGATGCAAATACTACCGCCATTCTAAACGGCTCGCCTACACTCAATAATAAAGTTACTGGTGACGATGTTGCATTATCGCCTTCAGTAAATGCAAACTTTAATAATAAAAATGCAGGGAACGGTAAACCGGTTACCACAAACTTTATGTTAACTGGGGCAAGTGCAGACAATTACTTGCTCACTCAACCCACACTTACGGCAAACATCACCAAAAAAGATTTAAATATTACCAATGCTACAGCACAGAACAAAGAATATGACGGAACAAATGCCGCAACAATAAGCGGGGGAACAATAACGGCGGGTGTTTTAAGTGGCGATACTGTAAACCTTTCTGCCGGCACGGGAACTTTCGCACAAACCAATGTGGGTAATAATATCGTTGTAACTGCAAATTACACCATTTCAGGAACCGATGCGGGAAACTATAACTTAATTCAGCCAACAGGACTTTTCGCAAATATTACTTTAGGAACTCCTCAATTTACAACCTCTACAATTACACTATCAGTAGGCGGTACTTACGACTTGCCGGGTGCAAATATTACTTCTACATCTAATGGAACTTTAAGTTATTCGATTTCAAACAACGGTTTTGCTACGCTATCTGCTTCTGCACCTTGGCAAATAATTGGCGCAAATGCCGGTACAGAAACTTTAACCGTAAACCAAGCAGCTACAAGCAATTATAAAGCCGGAAGCACCACAGTAAACGTAGTCGTAAGCGCAATTACGTATGTAAATGGTGATTATAGAACCAACCCAGCTTTTTTGGGCAATATTTTCTTTAATTCAACTAATGCTCAATCTAGTATATATCCTTGGCAAAGATGGAATGGCAGTACTTGGGTAGATGTTACAGGCCCAAGTGCATCATTTTCCCCACAGAATTTAACAACAAAACCGGAAACAATTTATTTAAATAGTGGTTCTGTTAATGTTGCAGGTGGAGCAACATATAATAATATTATTGTTGAAGGAGGATATGTTTATTCAGCCGATACTACTACAGGGTTAAGAATTGCAGATGGAAAGTCCTTGGATATTAAAGCAGGTACCGTTGAGGTAATTGGATATTTTTCAATTGGTGCAGGAACAAATTTATATGTACGCAAAAATGCAACTTTAACAATCGGAAGCGCATACTATAATTTTGTTCGAAATGCGACCTCCAAATTCACTGTTGAAGATGAAGGTTATGTTTTCATTAACAATTATTTACAAAATCTTTGGACAGGTGATGAGAATTTTGCAGGTCTATCGGTTTTCTCCTTTACCAAATGGGATCAGACGCAAAAATTATTTAATAATGAAGTTAATATTACCAATAATAGTTTAGGAACAAAATTCGGTTATTTAGATATTGACATAGGAACTTCTGGGATTGCTGGGAATTGGACGGTCTTCCCAAATGAAACCTTTAAATTGACAAATAAAGATTTTTCAATTAAGAGTGATGATACTTCTAATAATATGAATCTAAACGCCGGTACAATTGACATAGGTGGTGATTTTATTATAAAAGGTGCAGGTACTATACAGATCCAGACTACAACCGGTTCTTCAAAAAATATTAATGTTAATGGAAACTTATCAAAAAGTGGCTCTGGTAAAACAGTTTTACAACTAGCTGGTGGTAGTTTAAAAATGACACTGAACGTATTGAAAAATGTACAATTAGATGGAGGATCAATTATTTTAAGTCAAGTAGCTGGAGGTATAGGAGAACTGAATGTTTTGGGTGATCTAAACATTAATTCTGGTGATTTAGATATGAACAAAGCCAGTGGAACAGGTACGATAAACTTGAGTGGAAATTTAAATTTGAGTGGAAATTTATTTGCAACTTCTAATAGTACTAATACAAAATTTAATTTTGTGCGTAATGGTGGTACCGCAAGTAACGCACAAAATATCAATGCAATAAATCAATTAACTGCATCGAACATTGCGTTTAATGTCAGTAAAGGTTACACAAAATTAATTAATAATAATCTCACTTTGGGCGACAAGTCTACTTTTAGAGTAAGTACAGGCGCAACATTCGATTTTGGATTCAATAACCCTGTTGCACCAAATATTCCCGATCCACTTCTTATCAAATTCAACGGAACTTCGCAAACCTTTACTAATGAGGACAGTAGTACGCTTGTCATCACTTCCCCAGATGGTATCACGAATACTGCAAATACTGGAAATGTGCAAACCCCAGCTGCAGGTAGAACGTATGCAACAAATGCGACCTATCATTATAAAGGAAAAAAGAACCAGTTTACCGGGAATGGTTTGTCTTCTAATTCATCTAGCAAATACGTCATTGTAGAATTAGATACTAAAAATCCACCATTAAACGACGATCTTGAATTCAAATCAAACAACGGAATTATTAAATTTTCAAGTGCCGGAAAACTTGAAATCAGAACAGGAAAAGTTATTGATGATTCTGGTTATGGATTTGCTGATGCTACTGCGGAAGATGGTGAATTAATAATGTCGGGAGGGCGATATAAGATTTATCGAAGTGGTGTTCAGCCAAGTCTCGGTGGAAATTATACTTTGACAGGTGGGATTATTGAATTTGCTGGCGACAAGCCAATTCAAGCAAGAGCAAGCAACCCTCCAAAACAGTACCTCAATGTGGAAGTTTCTGGCTCCGATGTTTCCGCAGGAACCACCTCAACATCAGGACTTACATTTCAGTCGGGCGGTAAGTTTACGGTAAAAGGAATAGATCCTAATAATTCGGCAATTACAGGAACTTTCAAAGTTGCCAATCCCGATGGGTTTTCTGGTGGTTCTACTACAGCGATAAAAGCAACCAACAACCCAACGATAGAACTTTTACCAAATTCAATAATTGAATATAACGGTGTTACAACTTCACCTGTAGAACAAATTGTGACAAACAAAGCAGTTTCCAAACCAGCAGATGCTCATTACGCCAATTTGAAAATTTCAGGTAGTGGTACCAAAACCGCCACCGGCGAAACCATCGTCAACGAAATGACCACCGTCTCTGCAGCCGATGCAACGTTGAAAGTTCCTGCAACTGCCGATTTTAATGGTACAACCGCTCCACAACCCAATGTCTTTTGGGCAAAAGGAGGTATCGACAATACCAATGGAACCACCGGAAATTTCTTTTTAGATAACAACGCGATACTCATGCAGAATGATAATGCCGATAATTCCAAAGCCAAAATCGAGCAACACCGCTTCTCTTTAATGAAGCGGCAGGAATATACGTATTGGGGTTCGCCTGTACAGGGACAGATTTTCAAAGGTTTCTCGCCAAATACAATTTCTACGAGATTCTATACCTACAATGAGATAGACGGATCGTTTGCTTCTGTGCCGAATTATGCCACCACCTCGTTCGTTCCAGCCAAAGGATATGCGATTCGGGCACCAAACAACTGGAACACCAATACTCGAGAATTTTGGCAGGGAAAATTCATCGGAAAACCAAATAATGAGAATGATAATATTACTTTTCCACTGGAATATCATGCAGCAATCCCATCACCTAACGGTAGAGAAAGGGCTGGACTTAATATGGTTTCCAATCCGTTTCCTTCAAATATAGATTTAAGCAAACTAGTTGCCGAAAACACATCCGTGGTTGATGGAGTTTTCTATTTCTGGACAAATACCAATGCGGTAACCGGTACCGTTATATCTACAGGAAATGGCTCTTATAGCAATTATACTGCTAATAATTACGCAACTTTAAACTTTCTAGGGGGAGTTCCTGCGGCCGGTAGTGCAAGCGGCTCATCGGCATATCCTACTAAAATTGTGAAACCAGGACAAGGATTCCTTATTCTGGCAAAACCTGCAGTTGAAAATATGAATGCAGATGAGAAAAAGCTCAAGTTCAATAACAGCATAAGAACCAAGGAAAATATAGATGGTTCAAAGTATTCTGTGTTTTTCAACTCCAGATCTGCGAACAGCAATTCGACCGATCGTTTTTGGCTCTACCAAACTTCACCCGTTGGAAACAAGAATATATTGCTAATCGGTTATGCAGAGGGAAGCTCAAACGATTTTGATCTTGGATATGACGCACCTGCAATGAGCTCAAACGATAGCTTTTACAGTTTGGTGGATGATCAAAAATTGGCGATTCAGGGTAGAATTTATCCACTCTTAATTGACGATGTAGTACACCTGGGATCCAACAATTTCAGCGTAGGAACTTATACCATTGGAATTGAATATAAAGAAGGTATTTTTGCGACCAACCAGAAAATATATCTTAGGGATAAATTGCAAGGAATTGTAACAGACTTAAGTGAAGGTTCATACAGCTACACCGCAAATGAAGGCGAGTTGCTGAACCGGTTTGAGATAATCTACAAACCCCAAACTACTTTAGCAACTGGTGAAAATTCAAATCAAAATGTAATGGTGTACCGCAATGGGAAAGATTTTGTAGTGAAATCTTTGAATAAGCAGATCAACAGTGTTGAGGTTTTCGACACGGTTGGTCGCCTAATCATTCATAAACGAGGTAATAGCAAAGAAGTCATCATTAGCGGTAAAGATATCGCCGCCGGAGTTTATATTTTAAAAATTAATCAGGGTTCATCAACATCAATTAGGAAAATTAGAAATTAA
- a CDS encoding lipoate--protein ligase, with translation MLLLDSPSHNAYFNIATEEYLLTRFPTEDLFLLYVNAPSIIVGKFQNTLAEVNLDYVKENEIKVVRRMSGGGAVYHDLGNLNFSFHTLLTDQDFGDFSQFTKPVLNLLNRLGVPAVLKGRNDLLVEDKKFSGNAKLAKKGKMIQHGTILLNSEMEILAEALKTNPLKFIDKATKSNRARVTNLINYLPKETTTEDLKKLLTEEIIQNNPGAERYVLTVDDLNAIQHLVEEKYSTWDWNFGFSPNYNFQKAIKVPAGFIEVHLDVHKGLIEKAKIFGDFFAPEPIEKLEEMLIGQKHENDNLKALFSKIDLTSFFGKVTPDEVLEGFK, from the coding sequence ATGCTCCTCCTCGACTCACCCTCTCATAACGCCTATTTCAACATCGCAACTGAGGAATATCTGCTCACCCGTTTTCCCACAGAAGACCTGTTCCTTCTTTACGTGAACGCTCCGTCCATTATCGTTGGAAAATTTCAGAACACCCTCGCCGAAGTGAATTTAGATTACGTTAAAGAAAATGAGATCAAAGTGGTTCGAAGAATGTCCGGCGGCGGCGCGGTATATCATGATTTGGGAAACCTCAATTTTTCTTTTCATACTTTATTAACCGACCAGGATTTTGGCGACTTCTCGCAGTTCACGAAACCTGTACTTAATCTTTTGAACAGACTTGGAGTTCCCGCAGTTTTGAAAGGAAGAAATGATTTGCTGGTGGAGGACAAAAAATTTAGCGGAAACGCCAAATTAGCTAAAAAGGGAAAAATGATCCAACACGGCACCATCCTTCTCAATTCGGAAATGGAGATACTTGCCGAAGCCCTTAAAACCAATCCGCTGAAATTTATCGACAAAGCCACCAAATCCAATCGTGCGCGGGTAACCAACCTCATCAACTATCTTCCAAAGGAAACCACCACAGAAGATCTCAAAAAGCTGCTTACCGAAGAAATTATTCAGAATAATCCCGGAGCAGAAAGATATGTGCTCACCGTTGACGACCTCAACGCGATTCAGCACTTGGTGGAAGAAAAGTACAGCACCTGGGATTGGAATTTCGGGTTTTCCCCCAACTATAATTTCCAAAAAGCCATCAAAGTTCCGGCAGGATTTATTGAAGTGCATCTGGATGTGCACAAAGGATTAATAGAGAAAGCAAAAATCTTCGGCGACTTCTTCGCACCGGAACCCATCGAAAAATTGGAAGAAATGCTGATCGGCCAGAAACACGAAAACGACAATCTTAAAGCGTTATTCAGCAAGATCGATCTTACCTCATTTTTTGGAAAAGTTACGCCAGATGAAGTCTTGGAAGGATTTAAGTAA
- a CDS encoding T9SS type A sorting domain-containing protein produces MKNKSIYLRRNLHTFWIFIFFTFTAFPLKAQTTIYSENFNSLNTGYLTSIPYSGWMSSITPTNGVSANIWGIYALNYNIDGNSLMIANYDGDSVIPGNYRNTNPDTSIVVYRTINTNNYGSITINFNWKADGERSRFGTYYDYGQVVYRLGTTGTWIAMATGGPNNDGRYYDNSTTQSAIVSLPSSVDNTIFQIGFRWNNDNSTRNQPGFVIDNIVIKGITACTGTPSGGTISAAVKSFCDSGSTTISASGYTSGFSGITYQWQSSTDGTTFTNIGTASSTYTNYTTPTITQTTWYRLKVNCSFSASTAYSDSVAIIIGKVASWANINSGLASAVCSGTSLTPTGQVYISGITEAAGQGVGVSADFGYSTTSSDPTSSTGWTWVAATFNLQNGNNDEFKYSWTPTVAGTYNYTFRFKSGSCGFVYGGDNGLYNASTSPVRTLIVDNALAIANQPVEQLVCGTNYSPLTIAVTGSNAAYQWYEGSNPVGNNSNSYTPTKNGTYHVTVTNSCGMVTSSNVLVTSITYGGLMTQSSETGYMCAASEYLVYGQVYQEGITTATNAVTGPSTKIEVQFGYGTGSADPSTWPAANWTTFTPTFNAGGGGTNNDEYVVDFRPTIAGTYYYTYRFRNAGCSWYYVGYSASGGGQWNGTTNISGVVTVGAASTYNNGWDLGTPNGNGIAAIIKSDYDSSVNGSFKACNCTVDAGATLTIGANSFVEVLNNITNTGNIVVESNGNLIQINDSGTFMGNNIMVKRNSTMKRLDYTYWGTPVDNQQLKAFSPLTVNSRFYRYNEIDDSFTTIANSAPMVPGKGYVIRAPDNFSPASASTFVGTFTGKPNNGLIPGVPVTYSGAGKGRNLIGNPYPSNINLDLLKADNVGLLTGTFYFWTNYATWTGNTTTGNGTFGSYNGNGYASYSGVGGVSATTSTGASVGPAPSNIIKVGQGFLAEVAQNGSVQFKNHIRTELGNAAPFFNKGTGANNEKSRFWLNLITPIDTKNTVLIGYVEGGTNGYDAGYDAIFPGNGNDQFFMMNENKRLLIQGRQYPFADSDVVTLGMSHFQDGNYTISLGDREGVFAGGQAIYLKDNQTGIITNLSEASYTYTSVAGLNNNRFEIIYKPGAVLATDSNAKDGVLIYRDGADFVVRSDSGSISTVEVFDTSGRMSLLKKSNSSEVRFPAADFVDGIYVVNVILKNGDQYSKKIRK; encoded by the coding sequence ATGAAAAATAAATCTATCTATTTACGCAGAAACCTGCATACATTCTGGATTTTTATATTTTTTACTTTTACAGCTTTTCCATTAAAAGCCCAGACTACTATTTACTCTGAGAATTTTAATTCATTGAATACGGGTTATTTAACTTCAATACCATACAGCGGATGGATGAGTAGTATAACACCAACGAATGGAGTAAGTGCAAACATTTGGGGAATATATGCATTAAATTATAATATTGATGGAAACTCGTTGATGATTGCTAATTATGATGGAGACAGCGTAATTCCGGGAAATTATAGAAATACAAATCCAGATACCTCAATTGTAGTGTATAGGACGATAAATACAAACAATTATGGTTCTATAACAATTAACTTCAACTGGAAAGCAGATGGGGAAAGAAGCCGTTTTGGTACTTATTATGATTATGGACAAGTAGTATATAGATTGGGAACTACAGGAACTTGGATTGCTATGGCAACAGGAGGACCAAATAATGATGGAAGATATTATGATAATTCCACGACCCAATCCGCAATAGTTTCTTTACCCTCATCGGTTGATAATACTATTTTTCAGATAGGTTTTCGATGGAACAATGATAATAGTACACGCAACCAACCAGGATTTGTTATCGATAATATTGTAATAAAAGGAATAACTGCTTGTACAGGCACACCTTCTGGTGGTACGATTTCTGCCGCTGTTAAATCATTTTGTGATTCAGGAAGTACAACGATTTCTGCGAGTGGTTATACTTCCGGCTTTAGTGGAATTACCTATCAATGGCAGAGTTCAACTGATGGAACTACGTTTACAAATATCGGAACTGCATCATCAACTTATACAAATTATACAACGCCAACCATTACACAAACCACTTGGTATCGATTGAAGGTGAATTGCTCTTTTTCAGCGAGTACAGCGTATTCAGATTCTGTTGCAATTATTATTGGAAAAGTCGCAAGTTGGGCCAACATCAACTCTGGGCTTGCAAGTGCAGTTTGTTCTGGAACTTCATTGACACCAACAGGACAGGTTTATATCTCAGGAATAACGGAAGCTGCGGGACAAGGAGTAGGAGTGTCAGCGGATTTTGGATATTCGACCACAAGCAGTGATCCTACCTCTTCTACTGGGTGGACTTGGGTTGCCGCAACTTTTAATTTGCAAAATGGTAATAATGATGAATTCAAATATTCCTGGACTCCTACGGTGGCAGGAACTTATAACTATACTTTCAGATTTAAATCGGGATCATGCGGTTTCGTATATGGCGGAGATAACGGTTTGTATAATGCATCAACTAGTCCGGTAAGAACATTAATCGTTGATAATGCTTTGGCAATTGCAAACCAACCGGTAGAGCAATTGGTTTGTGGTACGAACTATAGCCCGCTCACTATTGCTGTAACTGGCAGTAACGCTGCGTATCAGTGGTATGAGGGAAGCAACCCAGTTGGTAACAATTCAAACTCATATACTCCAACAAAGAATGGGACTTATCATGTTACGGTAACAAATTCTTGTGGAATGGTAACGAGTTCAAATGTATTGGTAACTTCAATCACCTACGGTGGATTGATGACCCAAAGTTCTGAGACGGGATATATGTGTGCTGCGTCCGAGTATCTGGTATATGGTCAGGTTTACCAAGAAGGTATTACGACAGCAACTAATGCTGTAACAGGACCATCTACAAAAATAGAAGTGCAGTTTGGTTACGGTACAGGATCTGCCGATCCTAGTACTTGGCCAGCTGCAAACTGGACAACTTTTACTCCTACTTTTAATGCTGGAGGTGGCGGAACGAATAACGATGAGTATGTAGTTGATTTCAGACCTACTATTGCTGGTACATATTATTACACGTATCGATTTAGAAATGCAGGATGCTCTTGGTATTATGTAGGATATTCAGCTTCAGGTGGTGGGCAATGGAACGGCACGACCAATATAAGCGGAGTAGTAACCGTGGGTGCTGCATCAACTTATAACAACGGTTGGGATCTAGGGACACCAAATGGAAATGGAATAGCTGCGATTATCAAAAGCGATTACGATAGCTCGGTTAATGGAAGTTTCAAGGCTTGTAACTGTACAGTAGATGCAGGTGCTACACTTACTATTGGTGCCAACTCTTTCGTGGAAGTTTTAAACAATATTACCAACACCGGCAATATCGTGGTGGAATCTAATGGAAACCTAATCCAAATTAACGATAGCGGTACTTTTATGGGTAACAATATCATGGTAAAACGCAACTCTACAATGAAACGGCTCGATTATACCTATTGGGGAACACCTGTGGACAATCAGCAGTTGAAAGCGTTTTCTCCACTTACCGTTAATAGCAGATTTTACAGATACAATGAAATTGACGATTCATTTACCACAATCGCCAATTCAGCACCAATGGTGCCAGGAAAAGGATATGTGATTCGTGCACCTGATAATTTTTCGCCGGCAAGCGCTTCAACATTTGTCGGCACTTTTACCGGTAAACCAAATAATGGTCTGATTCCGGGTGTGCCTGTTACTTATTCCGGTGCAGGAAAAGGGCGAAACTTGATTGGGAATCCCTATCCGTCCAATATCAATCTTGATTTATTAAAGGCAGATAATGTTGGCTTATTGACCGGAACTTTTTATTTCTGGACTAATTATGCAACTTGGACCGGTAATACCACCACCGGAAACGGAACCTTTGGAAGCTATAACGGAAACGGTTATGCATCTTATTCCGGAGTGGGTGGAGTAAGTGCCACCACTTCTACGGGAGCATCTGTTGGGCCAGCTCCATCAAATATAATTAAAGTTGGACAAGGTTTTCTTGCGGAAGTAGCTCAAAATGGTTCGGTTCAGTTTAAAAACCATATTCGTACCGAGCTGGGAAATGCGGCGCCTTTCTTTAATAAAGGAACAGGTGCGAACAACGAAAAATCTAGATTCTGGTTGAATTTAATCACACCAATCGACACCAAAAATACGGTTTTGATCGGATATGTCGAGGGCGGTACAAATGGTTATGATGCGGGTTATGATGCCATTTTCCCTGGAAACGGCAACGACCAGTTCTTTATGATGAATGAGAATAAAAGGTTATTGATTCAAGGGCGACAGTATCCGTTCGCAGATAGCGATGTGGTGACTTTGGGAATGAGCCATTTCCAGGATGGTAATTACACCATTTCACTCGGCGATCGGGAAGGTGTTTTTGCGGGAGGTCAGGCGATTTACTTAAAAGATAATCAAACCGGAATCATCACCAATCTGTCTGAAGCATCCTACACCTATACAAGTGTTGCAGGGTTAAACAATAACCGTTTCGAAATTATTTACAAACCGGGCGCGGTGCTTGCCACAGACAGTAATGCAAAAGATGGAGTTTTAATATATCGAGACGGAGCAGATTTTGTGGTACGTTCAGATAGCGGTTCTATCAGTACGGTAGAGGTTTTTGATACCTCTGGTAGAATGTCTCTCCTAAAGAAAAGTAATTCTAGCGAGGTGAGATTCCCTGCTGCTGATTTCGTGGATGGAATCTATGTTGTGAACGTCATTTTGAAAAACGGTGATCAGTATAGCAAGAAGATTCGAAAATAA